The Sorangiineae bacterium MSr11954 DNA segment AGCCCAGCGCGAACTTCCCGGCGATGGGCAGATCCTTGCCGCGTTTTCCAAAGTACGTGTACGACCAGGCCAAGATCGGGCTCAGGACCATGATCCAGAGAGGGTTCAAGGCTTGATACTGCGCCGGCAGCCAGTCGAAGAGGTGGATGCCGAAAATCGAAAACTCCGCGCTCACGTTGCGCAGCGCGAACAGGGCCAGCGACGTGGACATCTGCTGGTAGAAAATGAAGAACAAGAGGGTCTGAACGGTGAGCACCAGCGCCGCGATCAGGCCCGAGCGCTCGCTGCGCGTGCTCTTCGCGATCAGGTAGGCGAAGATGGCGAGGATGACGACGCCTGCAAAATACACACAACCCTTCGCCACGGCGTCGTGTTGCAGGATGAAGGCGACCACGAACAAGGTCACCACGCCCGTTCCCAGCACCGCCGCCAGCTTGCCTTTGTGCACGGGGTGTTTGTCCGGCGGCGAGCCGATATGGGACAGCGTCCGGAACATGAAGGCGTAGTTGATCAAGCCCGTGATGAGCCCGCCCATGCACACGGCGAACGCCACGTTCCAACCCCAGTGGTCCTTGATCCACGGGGTGAGCAGGATCGACACGGTCGAGCCGATGTTGACCGCCATGTAATAAAGGGTGAAGGCGCTATCGATTTTGGAGTCGTCGCCCTCGTAGATCTTGCGCACCAGGTTTCCGGCGTTGGGCTTGAACAAGCCATTGCCGACCACGACCACACCCAGCGCGCAGTACAGGAAGTACTGGCTATCCGTGGGGACCGACAGCAACCCGTAGCCGAGGGCGAGGATGCAGGCGCCAATCATCATCGTGCGGCGCGTGCCGAGCAGCTGGTCGCCGACCCATCCGCCAATGGCCGGCGCCGCGTACACCAGGGCGGTAAACGCGCCCCAGGTCAGGTTGGCCTTGTCATCGTCGAAGCCGAGACGCTCTACCATGAAGTAGATCATCAAGGCCTGCATGCCGTAGTAGCCAAAGCGCTCCCACAGCTCGATGAGGAACACGGTGCTGAACGATCGGGTCTGGGAGACGGGCGGATTCATAGTGGCCATGAATCGCGCCAGAGTAGCGCACTCGGATTGCATTTGGGATACCCGATCCCTTGCCACTGTGCGTCACGAACGCCTTTTCTGTGCCACTTCGAGTTGCGGCCCACCGCGTCGGTGGTATGGCGCAGCGGCTGGCTCAGTCGGAGAACTGCGACTCGATCCCCACGATGGTCACCTTGGGCCCCGCGAACCGCCCGCGGGCAAAGGCGAAGTAGAGCACGAGGATCACCACCACCACCGAGGCGAGCATCACGGCCGCGTTCCAGTTCGGCGGGAGACAGCAGATGACGAGCACCGCCAACGACCAAAGCACCGCGCCCAGCGCCAAGGGGATGCCGAGCCGCCCCAGGTTCCACGGCCCGCGATGCCGCCACTTTCCTACCGCGCGCGCGTGCACGCCGAGCGCGATGGGCATCGCGTACGACAGGTAGAGGCCCGTGGTGGCGAGCGAAGCGACCGCTAGGAAGACCGCGTCGCTGAAGGGCAACGTGATGAGCACCAAGGTGAGCGGCCCGAGGGTCGAGGCGAGAATGGCAAACAGTGGCGTTTGATGCGATGGGCTCACCCGACGCAATACGGAGGCGCCGGGAAGCCCGCCATCGCGGCAGAACGCGAACAGCATGCGCGAGGCGCTGGTGACGCTCGACAAGCCGCAGAACCACATGGCGATGACGGCGAGCCCCATGGTCGCGTTGCCCGCGCGCTCGCCAAAGGCATGACGCAGCACGTGCAGCGCCGGCTCTTTGTCGCCGGCGGTGGCCGGCAGATCGACGATGGCCAAGGTCAGCGCCGCGACCAGCGCATAGCCTGCGATGGCGCTGACGGCCACCGACGAGACGATGCCCCAAGGCGCGCGCCGCGCGGGATCGTGCGTCTCCTCGCTCACGTGGGCCGATGCGTCATAGCCGGTGAAGGTCCACATGCCCAGCACCAAGGCGTTGAGGAATCCAAAGCCGTAGTTGCCGTCCTCGCGTGTCGTAAAGCCGGTTTGCCCGAGGAACGCGAGGGGCTCCGCGCGGCCCCAGAGCAGCAGCACCCCCACGATGACGATGACCCCCACCACGTGCACGGTGGCCGAAAAGTTGTTGAGCCACGCCACGAGCTTCACCGAGAACGCGTTGATGAGCCCATGCGACGTCAGGATCGCGATCAGCAAGGGGACGTGCGCGCTCGACGGCAGGTGCAACGTCCCGGCGATGGCTTGCGCGCAGCCGAGATCGATGGCGGCCACGATGGCGCACTGGCCGGCGAGGTTCATCATGGCCGTGAACCAGCCCCACCCGGGCCCCCCGAGCAGCGCCGACCAGTGGTAGAGCGCGCCCGCGGTGGGAAACGCGCTCGCCAGCTCCCCCATGGCCATCGCGACGATCAATGTGCCGATGCTCACGATCGGCCAGCCGTAGCCGAGCGCGGCCGGGCCTCCGCCGCCGAGCGCCACGCCGTACGTGGTCATCACGCCGGTGAGGATGCTGATGATCGAAAAGCTGATGGCGAAGCTCGAGAAGCCCCCCATCGCGCGAAGGAGCTCCTGCGCGTATCCAAGCCGCGAGAGCAGGCGCGCATCGTCATCGTCGCGGGGCGGACGTTGGGACGGCGGAATGGGGCTCTGCGTCACGTTCGAGCTCGACGTCTCGTCGGTATGGGAGGTGTCGGAGGTCACGCTGCATTCAAGCTTACGCCCAGATCGACCTTGACAGACCAGTCTCGTCGGTTTCTCGTTCGCGCCGCCGTATGAGTACAGCATCACCGCTTGTAGACCCCCCGTTGCCTCCTCGAAATCCCCCTGAATCGTCCGGAGTTACCCAGACCTCGCCGCAAAATGCGCCGACCACGGGGCACCCGCGCGGCCTCTATGTGCTGTTCGGCACGGAGATGTGGGAGCGCTTTTGTTATTACGGGATGCGCGCGCTGCTCGTCCTCTACTTCGTCGAGCACCACGGCTGGCAACCGTCGCGGGCCAGCTCCGTCTTCAAGTGGTACACGAGCCTCATCTACCTCTCGCCGCTCCTCGGAGGCTTCCTCGCCGATCGGTACTTGGGCCTGCGCCCGTCGATCGTGGCGGGCGCGGTGTTCATGGGCATCGGCTCCTTCTTCCTGACCCAGGACGCCCTCCCGGTCTTCTACACGGGGCTCGTGCTCTTGGTGATCGGCAATGGGTTCTTCAAGCCGAACGTCACCACGTTGGTCGGGCGCATGTACCGGCCCGGCGATGCCCGGCGCGATCGCGCGTTCACGATCTTCTACATGGGCATCAACCTGGGCGGCATGCTGGGGCCCCTCGTGTGCGGCCAATGGCTGCGCGCGCACTACGGCTTCAACTACGGATTCGGCGCCACGGGCGTGGCGATGATTTTCAGCCTGCTCCTGTTCGTCGGCTTTCGCAAACAGGTGGAGCGCGACGTGCTCGCGGCAGGCAATACCTTGGCCGTCGGCGCCTTGGTCGGGCAGGAGTCGGCGGCCAAGCGCCAAGGTGAGATGGACGAGGCCAAGCCCGCGGCCAAAGGGTTCGCGCCCATGGCCGGACGCGGGTTCATCATGCTCATGGGCGTGCTCTTCGGCGCGCTGATTCCCGTGTACTTCGTGTCGCAATACATCCAGGGGCACGTCCCGCTCTCGGCCGTGTTCATGCCGGTGGCCGTGGCGGGCATCGCCATTTGGATGACCGCGAGCCTCCTGTCGGTGAAGGGGGCAGGGAGGGACAAGAGCCTCGTCATCTTCATTTTGTTCGTGTTCCAGCTCCTGTTCTGGATGGCCTTCGAGCAGGCGGGCAACTCCCTCAGCTTCTGGGCGGAGTTCAACACCGTGCGCAAAATGGTCTTCTTCGATATGGAGGCCGAGGCGTACCAGGCGGTCAACGGCCTGGGCATCGTGCTGGTTGCTCCGATCTTCGCGTGGATCTGGCTCCGCCTGCACCGGGTCGGGCGCGAGCCTTCGACCGGGATGAAGATGGCGATTTCCATGGTGTTCTTGGCCCTGTCGCTCCTCGCCATGGTGGGCGCGGCCGTGGCCGAGAACGCCACCGAGTCGCGGGTCGCGCTGGAGAGGGTGCCGGAGGCGATCGATCTGTCGACGTTCGACGCGGGGCGCTTCCAGTTCGACGCGGCCAAGCGCGAGCTCGTCGTTCGCGGCACGCTCCCGTCCTTCGTCGTCCACGATGTGCTCAAGCAGAGCGCCGATCCCAAGTACGTGGAGTCGGTGGAGGCGTTCGTGCGCGAATCGGCGCAGGCGTCGCCCGAGCACCCCGCATCGGGCAAGCTGCAAGGCGTGCCAGCCGAATACGATCCCACGGGCGCCATCGCCAAGACGAAGCCGTCGTGGGACGCGGCGTCCGCCACGCTCACCGTGAACGAGCCCATCGATCCGCCTTCGCGGACCGCGCTCCTCAGCGAAGGCGCACCCGCCGAGTGGCGCAACCCGGTGCGCGAGCTGGCGAAGAAAAGCGACGCCGCGCGGGTGACCGGCTTCTGGCTCGTTCTCAGCTACCTCCTGGCCACGTTCGGAGAGCTCTGCATCTCGCCCGTCGGTTACTCCATGGTGACCAAGCTGGCGCCCACGCGCTTTGCGTCGCTCTTCATGGGGGTGTGGCTCCTGTCGAACTCCGTGGCGCAGTACATCGGCGGGAGCATCAGCGAGTCGTGGGGGAAGGTGACACCCACTCATTACTTCACGCTCTTCGTCGCGAGCTCGGCGGTCGGCGCCCTCCTCCTCTTCTTGTTGGTGCGTCCCGTTCGAAAGTTGATGCACGATGTGCATTGAGCCTCATCGCGATCCGTCCGAATAAAATATGAATATCGAATGATGGCAAATGCACATCGGTAATCCCGGAGCATCGCGAGCACGGAATACTGCGCGTTGGGCTCGTGCGGGAGGGAGGCCTCCCGACGGAGAGCCGGTGAGACGGTCATGCGATCGACAACGCGCAGTCGGTGAGGTTTCTCTCGCGGTCGAATTACGCAAGAAGTTCACGATCCGTCCTCGG contains these protein-coding regions:
- a CDS encoding peptide MFS transporter; translation: MPPRNPPESSGVTQTSPQNAPTTGHPRGLYVLFGTEMWERFCYYGMRALLVLYFVEHHGWQPSRASSVFKWYTSLIYLSPLLGGFLADRYLGLRPSIVAGAVFMGIGSFFLTQDALPVFYTGLVLLVIGNGFFKPNVTTLVGRMYRPGDARRDRAFTIFYMGINLGGMLGPLVCGQWLRAHYGFNYGFGATGVAMIFSLLLFVGFRKQVERDVLAAGNTLAVGALVGQESAAKRQGEMDEAKPAAKGFAPMAGRGFIMLMGVLFGALIPVYFVSQYIQGHVPLSAVFMPVAVAGIAIWMTASLLSVKGAGRDKSLVIFILFVFQLLFWMAFEQAGNSLSFWAEFNTVRKMVFFDMEAEAYQAVNGLGIVLVAPIFAWIWLRLHRVGREPSTGMKMAISMVFLALSLLAMVGAAVAENATESRVALERVPEAIDLSTFDAGRFQFDAAKRELVVRGTLPSFVVHDVLKQSADPKYVESVEAFVRESAQASPEHPASGKLQGVPAEYDPTGAIAKTKPSWDAASATLTVNEPIDPPSRTALLSEGAPAEWRNPVRELAKKSDAARVTGFWLVLSYLLATFGELCISPVGYSMVTKLAPTRFASLFMGVWLLSNSVAQYIGGSISESWGKVTPTHYFTLFVASSAVGALLLFLLVRPVRKLMHDVH
- a CDS encoding amino acid permease, which codes for MTSDTSHTDETSSSNVTQSPIPPSQRPPRDDDDARLLSRLGYAQELLRAMGGFSSFAISFSIISILTGVMTTYGVALGGGGPAALGYGWPIVSIGTLIVAMAMGELASAFPTAGALYHWSALLGGPGWGWFTAMMNLAGQCAIVAAIDLGCAQAIAGTLHLPSSAHVPLLIAILTSHGLINAFSVKLVAWLNNFSATVHVVGVIVIVGVLLLWGRAEPLAFLGQTGFTTREDGNYGFGFLNALVLGMWTFTGYDASAHVSEETHDPARRAPWGIVSSVAVSAIAGYALVAALTLAIVDLPATAGDKEPALHVLRHAFGERAGNATMGLAVIAMWFCGLSSVTSASRMLFAFCRDGGLPGASVLRRVSPSHQTPLFAILASTLGPLTLVLITLPFSDAVFLAVASLATTGLYLSYAMPIALGVHARAVGKWRHRGPWNLGRLGIPLALGAVLWSLAVLVICCLPPNWNAAVMLASVVVVILVLYFAFARGRFAGPKVTIVGIESQFSD
- a CDS encoding oligopeptide:H+ symporter yields the protein MATMNPPVSQTRSFSTVFLIELWERFGYYGMQALMIYFMVERLGFDDDKANLTWGAFTALVYAAPAIGGWVGDQLLGTRRTMMIGACILALGYGLLSVPTDSQYFLYCALGVVVVGNGLFKPNAGNLVRKIYEGDDSKIDSAFTLYYMAVNIGSTVSILLTPWIKDHWGWNVAFAVCMGGLITGLINYAFMFRTLSHIGSPPDKHPVHKGKLAAVLGTGVVTLFVVAFILQHDAVAKGCVYFAGVVILAIFAYLIAKSTRSERSGLIAALVLTVQTLLFFIFYQQMSTSLALFALRNVSAEFSIFGIHLFDWLPAQYQALNPLWIMVLSPILAWSYTYFGKRGKDLPIAGKFALGFAVVAIGFFIYGVGGRFAVEGRVSSWIMIWGYGSYSLGELLVSGLGLAMIARYVPERMGGFMMGAYYVATGISQYLGSVIANLASIPKDMTNPMESLALYTDLFNKLGFVAVGGTVLAIILLPMMKRLSATHSEHSQAKTATAPASAEAAAE